A single window of Rubripirellula lacrimiformis DNA harbors:
- a CDS encoding sigma-70 family RNA polymerase sigma factor, with product MPSCPAINVVAHRIGYVLPVHQRDLDQQISKMCEETNDLPPRARPGDESSLADLFQQHRDQLRSMVAFRMDPNLRSRVDPSDVIQESFLDLAKRFDDFKTKQEMSPLVWMRLVTMERLMAVHRRHVDTQMRDARRDVSIDRDMGFGATSVSLAAALMDRLSSASGKLIRSEQKAKLHELLEQMDPDDREIIALRIFEGVTNGEAAEILQLTKQTTSKRFVRAIERLRSKMQDIPGLTQWFSKS from the coding sequence ATGCCGAGCTGTCCCGCTATAAACGTCGTAGCGCATCGCATCGGATACGTTCTGCCCGTCCACCAGCGCGATCTTGACCAACAGATTTCAAAAATGTGTGAGGAAACCAACGACTTACCCCCTCGCGCCCGACCGGGCGATGAATCCTCTTTGGCAGACTTGTTCCAACAGCATCGCGATCAACTGAGATCGATGGTCGCGTTTCGGATGGACCCCAATTTGCGCAGCCGTGTGGATCCGTCGGATGTGATTCAAGAATCGTTTTTGGATCTTGCCAAGCGATTCGATGATTTCAAGACGAAACAAGAGATGTCACCACTGGTGTGGATGCGGCTTGTCACGATGGAACGACTGATGGCCGTGCACCGTCGACACGTCGACACTCAAATGCGTGACGCCCGACGCGACGTGTCGATCGACCGCGATATGGGATTTGGTGCAACATCGGTTTCATTGGCTGCCGCGCTGATGGATCGTCTATCCTCGGCATCGGGAAAGCTGATTCGTTCGGAACAAAAAGCAAAACTGCACGAACTGCTTGAGCAAATGGATCCGGATGACCGCGAGATCATCGCGCTGCGAATTTTCGAAGGCGTCACCAATGGCGAAGCCGCTGAGATTTTGCAGTTAACCAAACAGACAACCAGCAAACGGTTCGTCCGAGCGATTGAACGATTGAGAAGTAAGATGCAGGATATTCCTGGGCTGACGCAGTGGTTTAGCAAGAGTTAG